One Vigna unguiculata cultivar IT97K-499-35 chromosome 7, ASM411807v1, whole genome shotgun sequence genomic region harbors:
- the LOC114191539 gene encoding DNA-binding protein SMUBP-2, with protein METALTCFFCGRVPPTPKLGPAATATATPTHHFPCNNASTHLRSSFPPSFRLYRLIPNATNTSQPKVSTNSKTRRRRRRSCETQVVVEDAAAVHHNGDPIGKKDLGKSVTRWIRDSMRAMSSDLAAAEMQGEMELWERMGPGLTFIMQAQPYLNAVPMPIGLEGVCLKACTHYPTLFDHFQRELRAVLQDLQNDNSIQDWRDTKSWKLLKQLANSAQHRAVVRKIAQPKSVQGVLGMDLGKVKAIQHRIDEFTNRMSELLCVERDAELEFTQEELDAVPKPDDVSDSSKPLDFLVSHSQPQQEHCDTICNLNAISTSTGLGGMHLVLFKVEGNHRLPPTALSPGDMVCVRTYDSRGAITTSCIQGFVNSFGDDGCSITIALESRHGDPTFSKLFGKNVRIDRIQGLADTLTYERNCEALMLLQKNGLRKKNPSISVVATLFGDAEDVAWLEKNNFADWAEEKSDRILGSDSFDDSQRRAIALGLNKKRPVLVIQGPPGTGKTGLLKHLIACAVQQGERVLVTAPTNAAVDNMVEKLSNVRLNVVRVGNPARISKTVGSKSLEEIVNAKLASFREEYERKKSDLRKDLRHCLRDDSLAAGIRQLLKQLGRSLKKKEKQIVNEVLSSAQVVLATNTGAADPLIRRLDTFDLVVIDEAGQAIEPSCWIPILQGKRCILAGDQCQLAPVILSRKALEGGLRTSLLERAATLHEGILTTRLTTQYRMNDAISSWASKEMYGGLLKSSETVSSHLLVDSPFVKPTWITQCPLLLLDTRMPYGSLSVGCEEHLDPAGTGSLYNEGEAEIVLQHVFSLIYAGVSPAAIAVQSPYVAQVQLLRDRLDEFPEAAGTEVATIDSFQGREADAVILSMVRSNTLGAVGFLGDSRRINVAITRARKHVALVCDSSTICHNTFLARLLRHIRHFGRVKHAEPGSFGGYGLGMNPILPSIN; from the exons ATGGAAACTGCGCTCACTTGCTTCTTCTGTGGCAGAGTCCCACCCACGCCCAAATTGGGGCCTGCTGCAACTGCAACTGCAACTCCAACTCACCACTTCCCTTGTAACAATGCCTCCACCCACCTGCGTTCTTCCTTCCCCCCTTCGTTTCGACTCTATCGCCTAATTCCGAACGCTACTAACACCAGCCAACCCAAGGTTTCCACCAACTCTAAAAccagaagaaggagaagaagaagttgCGAGACTCAGGTGGTGGTGGAGGACGCTGCTGCTGTCCATCACAACGGAGACCCAATTGGGAAGAAGGATCTCGGGAAGAGTGTTACGAGATGGATTCGCGACAGCATGAGGGCCATGTCATCTGATTTAGCTGCGGCGGAGATGCAGGGAGAGATGGAGTTGTGGGAGCGCATGGGACCGGGTCTCACTTTTATTATGCAGGCACAGCCCTATCTCAATGCTGTTCCTATGCCCATTGGCCTTGAAGGTGTTTGCTTGAAGGCCTGCACGCACTACCCCACTCTGTTCGACCATTTTCAGAGGGAGCTTCGCGCTGTTCTCCAAGACCTGCAGAACGACAACTCCATTCAGGACTGGCGGGACACCAAGTCTTGGAAACTGCTTAAGCAGCTCGCCAATTCAG CTCAGCATAGGGCAGTTGTGAGAAAGATAGCACAACCCAAGAGTGTCCAAGGTGTTTTAGGAATGGACTTGGGAAAGGTCAAAGCAATACAGCACAGGATTGATGAATTCACCAATCGCATGTCAGAACTACTCTGTGTCGAAAGGGATGCTGAATTGGAGTTTACTCAGGAGGAATTGGATGCCGTTCCTAAACCAGATGATGTTTCTGATTCTTCAAAACCTCTTGATTTCTTGGTTAGTCATAGCCAGCCTCAACAAGAACACTGCGACACCATTTGTAATTTAAATGCCATCAGTACCTCTACAG GACTGGGGGGAATGCATTTGGTGTTATTCAAGGTTGAAGGGAACCACCGGTTACCACCTACTGCTCTTTCACCTGGAGACATGGTTTGTGTAAGAACATATGACAGCAGGGGTGCAATTACAACTTCTTGCATACAAGGATTTGTAAACAGTTTTGGAGATGATGGCTGTAGTATTACAATTGCTTTAGAGTCACGCCATGGTGACCCTACATTCTCTAAACTATTTGGGAAGAATGTGCGCATTGACCGTATTCAAGGACTGGCTGATACACTTACCTATGAG CGGAACTGTGAAGCTCTAATGCTGCTTCAGAAGAATGGTTTGCGTAAGAAGAATCCTTCGATTTCTGTTGTTGCTACTCTGTTTGGAGATGCGGAAGATGTTGCATGGCTAGAGAAGAATAATTTCGCCGACTGGGCAGAAGAAAAATCTGATAGAATTTTAGGAAGTGACAGCTTTGATGATTCTCAACGGAGAGCAATTGCGTTGGGTTTGAATAAAAAGAGGCCTGTGTTGGTTATCCAAGGCCCTCCCGGAACAGGCAAGACTGGTTTGCTCAAGCATCTTATAGCATGTGCTGTTCAGCAAGGTGAACGGGTTCTTGTTACAGCACCTACTAATGCAGCCGTAGATAACATGGTTGAAAAACTTTCAAATGTCAGATTAAATGTTGTGCGGGTTGGAAATCCAGCCCGGATATCAAAAACAGTGGGATCAAAGTCTTTGGAAGAAATTGTAAATGCTAAGCTTGCAAGTTTTCGAGAAGAGTATGAGAGGAAGAAGTCAGATCTAAGAAAAGATCTAAGACATTGTTTAAGGGATGATTCACTAGCTGCTGGCATACGTCAACTTCTGAAGCAGCTGGGAAGGTCActgaagaaaaaggaaaaacagatAGTAAATGAAGTTCTATCCAGTGCTCAGGTTGTGCTTGCCACAAATACTGGAGCAGCTGACCCTTTGATTCGAAGACTAGATACTTTTGACTTGGTCGTCATAGATGAAGCTGGACAGGCAATTGAACCCTCTTGTTGGATTCCTATATTGCAAGGTAAGCGGTGTATTCTTGCTGGTGATCAATGCCAACTTGCTCCTGTCATACTATCCAGAAAGGCCTTGGAAGGTGGTCTAAGAACATCTCTATTGGAAAGAGCTGCAACTTTGCATGAAGGGATTCTCACCACTAGGTTAACTACACAATATCGAATGAATGATGCTATTTCTAGTTGGGCTTCGAAGGAGATGTACGGAGGATTGTTGAAGTCCTCTGAGACTGTATCTTCTCATCTTCTTGTAGACTCTCCTTTCGTTAAG CCTACCTGGATAACACAATGCCCACTACTATTGTTAGATACCAGAATGCCATATGGAAGTCTGTCAGTTGGTTGCGAAGAGCATCTAGACCCAGCTGGAACAGGCTCACTTTATAATGAAGGAGAAGCTGAGATAGTTTTGCAGCATGTCTTTTCCTTAATTTATGCTG GTGTTAGCCCAGCTGCTATTGCCGTGCAATCCCCCTATGTTGCTCAAGTACAACTTTTGAGGGACAGGCTTGATGAGTTTCCCGAAGCCGCAGGCACAGAGGTTGCAACCATTGACAGTTTTCAAGGTCGGGAAGCTGATGCAGTAATTTTATCGATG gttCGATCAAACACATTGGGAGCTGTTGGATTCCTCGGGGATAGCAGAAGAATCAACGTTGCCATCACAAGAGCACGCAAACATGTAGCTTTGGTCTGTGACAGCTCGACTATATGCCACAATACCTTCTTAGCAAGACTTCTTCGTCATATTAGACACTTTGGTAGGGTGAAGCATGCAGAGCCAGGTAGTTTTGGAGGATACGGACTTGGGATGAATCCAATATTACCTTCCATTAATTAG
- the LOC114192479 gene encoding protein SIEVE ELEMENT OCCLUSION B-like — protein MSISKPEQKPLLPNPFQLSDTEIIEKVYASHTYDDEVFDSEPLFNVVSSVIKLSSRVVGAILKIDEQNGFAGNVIATSTFKPEFSKLKLMSCHMITTPWGLENAHQTTLRILQQLRTFSWDAKVLVALAGFALEYGNFWNLYQASDPLGNSLKVLNQVQHRQLPVVDLNLTVKLVLEAVEKISRWGTLSADESYDTEDVPALSDALEQIPLVVYWVVSSLVACNSNLQGVSNYPLLEFRAKLSLALDEFARLLVICEQQKDHVEDYRRRKRNFNKPKDIVDFLKLLISKNGSQNAQIYDGNARRTVNVEVFKDKYVLLFISGLDRIEDEIRLLNSIYEGLVEDPNDRSGFKKEEFKILWIPMESGWGDARREVFNTLKSYIKWYVVECFEPLPGTRLIEEELKFQGKPILPVVKPQGVLLNDDALDIIFEWGIDAFPFRKSDAYLLAQKWKWFWDEVKKTNLHGIQVKGDRYVFIYGGSEKWSREFSVAVDKIKRHETIKRADAIIEHYHLGKDDPKIVPRFWIGVEGKRQKKHSEKLDCEIQEIVKSLLCLKQDTQGWAILSKGSNVKILGHAQPMYQTVADFEKWKDRVLVKEGFDIAFQEYYETKRHLPAPQPCEFNTLDVLATITCPNASCGRVMEVTSVNYKCCHGGNVADHAFTSPTTQT, from the exons ATGTCGATCTCTAAACCTGAACAAAAGCCTCTTCTGCCAAACCCATTTCAGTTGAGTGACACTGAGATCATTGAGAAAGTGTACGCATCCCACACTTACGATGACGAAGTGTTTGATAGTGAGCCACTTTTCAACGTTGTGTCCAGCGTTATCAAGCTATCAAGTAGAGTTGTTGGGGCTATTCTCAAG ATCGATGAGCAAAATGGTTTTGCAGGAAATGTTATTGCCACAAGCACTTTCAAACCAGAATTCTCAAAACTGAAGCTCATGTCCTGCCAT ATGATAACAACCCCTTGGGGGCTGGAGAACGCACACCAAACAACCCTAAGGATTCTTCAACAACTGAGAACCTTCTCGTGGGATGCAAAAGTGTTGGTGGCTCTAGCGGGTTTCGCTTTGGAGTACGGAAACTTCTGGAACCTTTATCAGGCATCAGACCCTCTAGGGAACTCGTTGAAAGTGCTGAATCAGGTTCAGCATAGACAGCTTCCAGTGGTTGATCTGAACTTAACAGTGAAGCTGGTGCTGGAGGCTGTTGAGAAGATCAGTCGTTGGGGAACCTTGTCCGCTGATGAAAGCTATGACACCGAGGATGTTCCTGCTTTGTCGGATGCATTGGAGCAGATCCCCCTTGTTGTTTACTGGGTTGTCTCTTCCCTTGTCGCTTGCAATAGCAACCTCCAGGGTGTATC GAACTATCCGTTACTGGAATTTCGTGCCAAACTTTCTCTCGCTCTGGATGAGTTTGCCAGGCTACTAGTGATATGCGAGCAGCAAAAAG ATCATGTAGAAGACTACCGGAGGCGTAAGAGGAACTTTAACAAGCCTAAAGACATTGTAGACTTTTTGAAGCTTTTGATCAGTAAAAACGGCTCTCAGAACGCTCAAATATACGATGGCAACGCCAGAAGGACAGTG AATGTTGAGGTTTTCAAAGACAAGTACGTGCTGCTATTCATTTCGGGGTTGGACAGAATAGAAGACGAGATTCGGCTTCTGAATTCAATTTACGAGGGACTAGTGGAGGATCCGAATGACAGGAGCGGATTCAAGAAAGAGGAGTTCAAGATCTTGTGGATCCCGATGGAGAGTGGATGGGGTGATGCGCGCAGGGAGGTGTTCAACACTCTGAAGAGCTACATAAAATGGTACGTGGTGGAGTGCTTTGAACCCTTGCCAGGAACAAGGCTGATTGAGGAGGAACTAAAGTTCCAGGGTAAACCTATACTTCCAGTGGTGAAGCCACAGGGCGTGCTGCTGAACGATGATGCCTTGGACATCATATTCGAATGGGGAATCGACGCATTCCCTTTCAGAAAATCGGATGCCTACCTACTTGCGCAGAAATGGAAATGGTTCTGGGATGaagtaaagaaaacaaatcTTCACGGAATACAG GTGAAAGGTGATAGGTATGTGTTCATATATGGAGGCAGCGAGAAGTGGAGCCGAGAGTTCAGTGTGGCGGTGGATAAAATAAAGAGGCACGAAACAATAAAGAGGGCAGATGCAATAATAGAGCATTACCATTTGGGGAAGGATGACCCGAAGATAGTTCCTCGGTTCTGGATCGGAGTGGAAGGGAAGAGGCAGAAGAAGCACTCGGAGAAGTTGGACTGTGAGATCCAAGAGATTGTGAAGTCTTTGCTTTGCCTGAAGCAGGACACGCAGGGATGGGCCATTCTCAGCAAAGGGTCCAACGTGAAGATTTTAGGGCACGCCCAACCCATGTATCAGACTGTGGCTGACTTCGAAAAGTGGAAAGACAGAGTGCTGGTGAAAGAAGGGTTCGACATTGCCTTCCAAGAGTACTATGAGACCAAGCGTCATCTTCCTGCTCCTCAACCATGCGAATTCAACACTCTTGATGTTCTCGCAACCATAACATGCCCTAATGCCTCTTGTGGACGCGTCATGGAGGTCACCTCCGTTAACTACAAGTGCTGCCATGGTGGCAATGTTGCTGACCACGCCTTCACATCTCCAACAACCCAAACCTAA
- the LOC114191916 gene encoding protein SIEVE ELEMENT OCCLUSION B-like, with amino-acid sequence MALAASLSPAAPLVQTNTLNPLGWTDDQILEKVYITHVHTAERYDVESLFNVTSNIIKRATAVADSVAVKTGTPVGLIEDKVALSTFDPPFLKLKHIASQMMNTPHGEHHAHQTAMSILDQLRSYSWDGKAILVLAALALEYGNFWHLVQVPTGDHLGRSLAQMNRVHIVERNRQAVADYNSLVKNLLIAVECITELERLSTKGYDLKDVPALAEAMQEIPVAVYWAIITTIVCANHFDFFLGESDDRYEIANFDDKLSAVISKLKANLTRSRKKIGDLEDYWRRKKLLQTPTEIVEVIKVLIYHNDVHDPHVYDGLTRQMVSIEVFRKKHVLLFISGLDSIRDEIRLLQSIYEGLQEDPKEVKGYRKEDFRILWLPVVEEWNLLHRAEYDNLKLEMPWYVVEYFFPLAGIRLIREDLNYKNKPIIPVLNPQGRVVNYNAMHMIFVWGIDAFPFRPSDDDVLTQKWNWFWAEMKKVNPRLQDIIKADSFIFIYGGSDRKWVQEFTLAVEKIRRHEIIKRADAVIEHYPFGKEDPRIVPRFWIGIESLFANMIQKTHKDPTIDEIKSLLCLKQQQPGWVLLSKGSNVKLLGRGEPMLATAADFEIWKEKVLEKAGFDVAFKEYYEQKRRGYPQECSHMQLANYPADILHPINCPDAGCGRSMEIASVSYKCCHGHTHNQAEVPESGDVMIEKKYAS; translated from the exons ATGGCATTGGCAGCTTCACTTTCCCCAGCAGCCCCTTTGGTTCAAACCAACACTTTGAACCCTTTGGGTTGGACTGATGATCAGATCCTTGAGAAAGTCTACATCACTCACGTCCACACCGCTGAAAGGTACGATGTGGAATCACTTTTCAACGTCACTTCCAACATCATCAAGCGTGCTACTGCAGTTGCCGACAGTGTTGCTGTTAAG ACTGGCACACCCGTTGGTCTTATCGAAGACAAGGTTGCTCTGTCCACTTTCGATCCACCGTTCCTTAAACTCAAGCATATTGCTTCTCAG ATGATGAACACACCTCATGGCGAGCATCACGCGCATCAGACAGCAATGTCGATACTTGACCAGCTGAGGAGCTACTCGTGGGATGGAAAAGCAATACTAGTTCTAGCTGCTTTGGCTTTGGAGTATGGAAATTTTTGGCATCTTGTTCAGGTTCCAACGGGAGACCATCTTGGAAGATCACTGGCACAGATGAATCGAGTTCACATCGTGGAGAGGAATAGGCAAGCCGTTGCTGACTACAACAGTTTGGTGAAGAACTTGCTGATCGCAGTTGAGTGCATCACTGAGTTGGAGAGGCTCTCCACCAAAGGTTATGACTTGAAGGATGTCCCTGCTTTGGCTGAAGCCATGCAAGAGATCCCTGTTGCTGTTTACTGGGCAATCATCACCACTATTGTTTGTGCTAATCATTTTGACTTCTTCCTTGGTGAATC GGATGACAGATATGAAATAGCGAATTTCGACGATAAGCTTTCCGCCGTTATCAGCAAATTGAAGGCGAATCTGACCAGGAGCAGGAAGAAAATAG GTGACCTAGAAGACTACTGGAGGCGTAAGAAGTTGCTCCAAACTCCCACAGAAATTGTAGAGGTTATCAAGGTTCTTATCTACCACAACGATGTTCACGACCCACATGTGTACGATGGTCTCACCAGGCAAATG GTGAGCATCGAAGTGTTTAGGAAGAAACACGTGCTGCTGTTCATTTCTGGGTTGGACAGTATCAGAGATGAGATTCGGCTGCTGCAATCAATCTACGAGGGATTGCAAGAAGATCCTAAGGAAGTGAAAGGATACAGGAAAGAGGACTTCAGGATCTTGTGGCTGCCGGTGGTGGAAGAGTGGAATCTTCTGCACAGGGCAGAGTACGATAATCTGAAGCTAGAAATGCCATGGTACGTGGTGGAATACTTCTTTCCCTTGGCAGGAATCAGACTCATAAGGGAGGACTTGAACTACAAGAACAAACCTATCATCCCTGTGCTGAACCCCCAGGGAAGAGTGGTGAACTACAATGCCATGCACATGATTTTCGTGTGGGGCATCGATGCCTTCCCCTTCAGACCATCTGACGATGATGTCCTTACCCAGAAATGGAACTGGTTCTGGGCCGAAATGAAGAAAGTGAATCCCAGACTCCAAGACATT ATAAAAGCGGACAGTTTCATCTTCATCTACGGAGGCAGTGACAGGAAGTGGGTGCAAGAGTTCACACTGGCGGTGGAGAAAATCAGAAGGCACGAGATCATCAAGAGGGCGGACGCAGTGATAGAGCACTACCCGTTCGGAAAGGAAGATCCGAGGATTGTTCCTCGGTTCTGGATTGGCATAGAGAGCTTGTTCGCGAATATGATTCAGAAGACACACAAGGACCCGACGATTGACGAGATAAAGAGCTTGCTGTGTCTTAAACAGCAGCAACCGGGGTGGGTTCTGCTGAGCAAAGGGTCGAACGTGAAGCTTCTGGGGAGAGGGGAACCGATGCTGGCAACTGCAGCAGATTTTGAGATATGGAAAGAGAAGGTGCTTGAGAAAGCAGGGTTTGACGTTGCTTTCAAGGAATACTATGAGCAGAAGCGGCGCGGTTATCCTCAGGAATGTTCCCACATGCAGTTGGCTAACTACCCTGCTGACATTCTCCACCCCATTAACTGCCCCGATGCTGGTTGTGGCAGATCCATGGAGATTGCTTCTGTGAGTTACAAGTGCTGCCATGGTCACACTCACAACCAGGCTGAAGTTCCTGAGAGTGGCGATGTCATGATTGAGAAGAAGTACGCTTcttaa
- the LOC114191882 gene encoding benzyl alcohol O-benzoyltransferase produces the protein MDTSLVFTVQRREPELIAPAKATPREVKLLSDIDDQDGLRFQIPVIQFYRYDPAQAGTDPVAVIREALAKTLVFYYPFAGRLREGAGRKLMVDCTGEGVLFIEADADVTLTQFGHALQPPFPCWENLLYDVPSSQGVLHTPLLLIQVTRLKCGGFIFALRLNHTMSDAAGLVQFMNAVGEIARGRQEPSVPPVWRRELLNARDPPRVTCIHREYDVVPDTKGTIIPVDDMAHRSFFFGRSELSAIRRLLPPHQNQCSSFDVLTACLWRCRTLALQPDSDEEVRIICIVNARSKFNPPLPEGYYGNVFAFSVAVTTAGKLCENPLGYALELVRKAKADVSEEYMQSLADLMVTRGRPHFTVVRSYLVSDVRRAGFEDVDFGWGKAVYGGPAKGGVGAIPGVASFYIPFRNDKGEEGLVMPVCLPSEAMQRFEKELDSVLNNRLPPTINTPSSNSRHLLLSSL, from the exons ATGGACACATCTCTGGTGTTTACGGTGCAGAGGCGGGAGCCAGAGCTGATAGCTCCGGCGAAGGCCACTCCTCGCGAAGTGAAGCTACTCTCAGACATAGATGACCAAGATGGGTTAAGGTTTCAGATTCCAGTGATACAGTTCTATAGATATGATCCAGCGCAGGCCGGTACAGACCCTGTTGCGGTTATCAGAGAGGCCTTGGCCAAAACGCTTGTGTTTTACTATCCCTTTGCAGGTAGGCTGAGGGAAGGAGCCGGTCGTAAACTCATGGTGGACTGCACAGGGGAGGGTGTTTTGTTCATTGAAGCTGATGCAGATGTCACACTCACTCAATTTGGCCACGCTCTTCAACCTCCTTTCCCCTGCTGGGAGAATCTTCTTTACGATGTTCCTTCCTCCCAAGGAGTTCTTCACACTCCCCTTCTCCTAATTCAG GTAACGCGCCTCAAGTGCGGGGGGTTCATATTCGCGCTCCGTCTGAACCACACCATGAGTGACGCAGCGGGTCTGGTCCAGTTCATGAACGCGGTGGGAGAGATAGCGCGCGGGAGGCAGGAGCCCTCGGTCCCACCGGTGTGGCGCAGAGAACTTCTGAACGCGCGGGACCCACCGCGAGTGACGTGCATCCACCGCGAGTACGACGTCGTTCCGGACACAAAAGGCACGATCATCCCGGTGGACGACATGGCCCACCGCTCCTTCTTTTTCGGGCGCAGCGAACTCTCGGCCATCCGGCGCCTCCTCCCCCCTCACCAGAACCAGTGCTCCAGCTTCGATGTCCTGACCGCGTGCCTCTGGCGGTGCCGCACCCTGGCCCTGCAACCCGACAGTGACGAGGAGGTCCGCATTATCTGCATCGTGAACGCGCGCTCCAAATTCAACCCTCCTCTACCAGAAGGTTACTACGGCAACGTTTTTGCTTTCTCCGTGGCGGTTACGACTGCGGGAAAGTTATGCGAGAATCCTTTGGGGTATGCTTTGGAGTTGGTGAGGAAGGCGAAGGCGGATGTGAGCGAGGAGTACATGCAGTCGTTGGCAGATCTGATGGTTACTCGAGGACGGCCTCACTTCACGGTGGTGAGGTCGTATCTGGTGTCGGATGTGAGACGTGCGGGGTTCGAAGACGTTGACTTTGGGTGGGGTAAAGCTGTGTATGGAGGACCCGCCAAAGGAGGTGTTGGAGCCATTCCTGGTGTGGCTAGCTTTTACATACCCTTCAGAAATGATAAGGGCGAAGAAGGTTTGGTGATGCCCGTTTGCTTACCCTCTGAAGCCATGCAGAGGTTTGAGAAGGAGTTGGACTCTGTGCTCAACAATCGCCTTCCACCAACTATTAATACTCCTTCTTCAAATTCCAGGCacctccttctttcttccttgtAG
- the LOC114190786 gene encoding transcription factor bHLH92, producing MDSFFPEKLLGEIFWDQPLLPTDQSDVIQNSHMIKAEAFPPATQSAFVQYIDLPRRNNPLNGSNSESMSKRMLAFLRKSSPVERNNVEENERDRSFRHMINERMRRQRQRQCCLALHSILPHGTKTDNNSVIQTAAKEIVRLQGCREELKRKNCEAEANAEGVCVRNEDGGSKIAYLRVADPECGIDSMVERLKWLKEEGVESRRIKSSFSPTELFAVLEIEW from the exons ATGGATTCATTTTTTCCCGAGAAACTTCTGGGTGAGATTTTCTGGGATCAACCCCTTTTGCCCACTGATCAAAGCGATGTAATTCAAAATTCCCATATGATCAAGGCTGAAGCTTTCCCTCCAGCAACTCAAAGTGCTTTTGTTCAATATATAGACCTACCCAGAAGAAATAACCCTCTAAACGGGTCAAATTCAGAGAGCATGAGTAAGAGGATGCTTGCTTTCTTGAGAAAAAGTTCCCCTGTGGAGAGAAATAACGTAGAAGAGAATGAAAGAGATCGCAGTTTCAGGCACATGATCAACGAGAGAATGAGAAGACAGAGACAGAGACAATGTTGCTTGGCCCTGCATTCAATTTTACCACATGGAACCAAA ACGGATAATAATTCTGTGATTCAAACAGCAGCAAAGGAAATTGTAAGGCTACAAGGATGCAGAGAAGAGCTGAAGAGGAAAAATTGCGAGGCTGAAGCAAATGCTGAAGGTGTTTGTGTGAGGAACGAAGATGGAGGAAGCAAGATTGCATATTTGAGAGTTGCAGATCCGGAGTGTGGAATTGATTCAATGGTTGAGAGGCTGAAGTGGTTGAAAGAGGAAGGAGTGGAGAGCAGGAGGATCAAATCAAGTTTCTCCCCAACGGAGTTGTTTGCAGTGTTAGAGATAGAGTGGTGA